DNA sequence from the Acidobacteriota bacterium genome:
AGGATGGTCGTCGTCTCGCGGGTCGCCTTCAGGATCCGTTCGAAGATCTCGGCTTCGCCCCGCACGTCGAGTTGCGCGGTCGGCTCGTCGAGCAGGACGATGCCGGCGCCGCAGCGCACCGCGGCGAGCGCCCGGGCCAGCGCCACCCGCTGCCACTGTCCGCCCGAGAGCTCCGTCCCGCCGTCGTAGCCCCGGGCCAGGATGGTGTCGAGGTCGGCGAGGTCCGCCGCCCCGGCCGCGGCCAGCGCGTCGCGAACGACCGCCTCGGGCGCCCCGGCCGGCGCCACGTTGTCGGCCAGCGGCAGCTCGAAGCGCGCGAAGTCCTGGAACACGGCCGTGATCCGCTCGCGCCAGGAATCGACGTCCAACTCGCGCAGGTCCACGCCGTCCACCTCGACGGCGCCTTCCTGCGGCTCGTAGAACCGGCACAACAGCTTGGCCAGCGTGGTCTTGCCGGCGCCGTTCTGGCCGACGATGGCCAGCGACGAACCGGCCGGAATGGTGAGATCGAACCCGTCCAGCACCGGCGTGCCCGGTCCGGAGGGATAGGCGAAGCGCACGCCCGAGAAGCGGATCCCGCGCGCCGGGAGTCCGGCCGCCGATCTCGATCCGCGAGTCAGTGCGCCGCGCGGCGCCATCGCCTCGTGCAGGCGGAGTACCGCCGCCGCCGGCGCCCCCGCGCCGTCGAGGGCCCAGGACAGCCCCCCGAAGGCGATCATGCTGGCGGCTATGGCGGCGCCGGCAAACATCACCAGGCGGTCCAGCGGCAGCGCGCCGGACGTGACGTCGGCGGCCAGCGACCAGAACACGACGGCGTTGGCGGCCAGAACCAGGAGCAGACTCGTCGCCACCGGCCGCTCGCGCAGCTTCGTCGCTTCCCAGCGCAGGTCGTGGAGCCGGCGCCGGTGGCGCTGGAAGCGCTCGATGATCCAGTCGGCGAGACCGAACAGCCGCAGCTCCTTGGCGGCGGGGGCATCCACCGCCAGCCGGTACGCATAGTCGGCATGGCGCTGGGCGGCGCGCACCGCGTCGGTCTGGCGGTCCTTCCACACCGCGCTCTCGCGCAGGAGCCAGTGCGTGGCGAGCCAGGCCCCGCCGAGCAGCAGCGGCGCCCACCAGGCGTAGGCGAACAGGATCGCCACGGCGGTCAGTCCGGCGAGCAGCTCGACGAGACCGGCCGCGATGAAGTCCATCGAGATCGCCAGCGGCGGTCCGCTGATGCCGAGATCGAAGTCGCGCGCCATGGTCAGGTCGCCGGCGAGCTCGGAATCTTCCAGATGGCCGATGCCGGGCGGTTCCACGCAGGCGACCGTCAATTCGTCGTAGAGCCACGCCGCGGCGGCGCTGCCGAGGTTCTGACCCGCAGCAA
Encoded proteins:
- a CDS encoding ABC transporter ATP-binding protein, giving the protein MIRRLRARPEWKFLAILPRANPFLATIWWTALIVRSLLPALFAIAMGLLVGAVEAGGDLTWPLAGVGTVFVLLQVLPPLHLAAGQNLGSAAAAWLYDELTVACVEPPGIGHLEDSELAGDLTMARDFDLGISGPPLAISMDFIAAGLVELLAGLTAVAILFAYAWWAPLLLGGAWLATHWLLRESAVWKDRQTDAVRAAQRHADYAYRLAVDAPAAKELRLFGLADWIIERFQRHRRRLHDLRWEATKLRERPVATSLLLVLAANAVVFWSLAADVTSGALPLDRLVMFAGAAIAASMIAFGGLSWALDGAGAPAAAVLRLHEAMAPRGALTRGSRSAAGLPARGIRFSGVRFAYPSGPGTPVLDGFDLTIPAGSSLAIVGQNGAGKTTLAKLLCRFYEPQEGAVEVDGVDLRELDVDSWRERITAVFQDFARFELPLADNVAPAGAPEAVVRDALAAAGAADLADLDTILARGYDGGTELSGGQWQRVALARALAAVRCGAGIVLLDEPTAQLDVRGEAEIFERILKATRETTTILISHRFSTVRHADRICVLEQGRVIELGAHEELMALGGRYRTMFDLQAQRFAEEEETGLDVLD